The genomic interval CCTGCGATTACACCACCTGGAGCCTCTCTGGCTTGATCCTCTGTCAAAGCATACACTCTAGCCTGTTGTGGACCTGGGAATGATTGAGGTGCATTACCCCGAACCTGTGGATAATTGGACTGCTGAAAAGATTGCGCAGGAGTAAAGGGTCTCTGAGACGAACCACCCGAAAAACCACCTCTGTTCTGAGGAAATTGTTGTGGTCTCATCTGCCCTTGAGTACGGTTTGGACAagctctagcaaagtgtcctgtCTGACCGCAATTATGACATGTCCCACGTACACCACCACACTGAGATGTATGATGTCTACCTCCACAACGCTCACAATACACCACTGAATATTGATTCCCTGAAAACGGCGTCCCCGATACATTTTAGATCCACTTGAGCTAGATGAACTCGACTGACCTTTCTTCTTGAAGTTCTTTCCTCTGGGCTTAAACCTTTGAGGTTTTTGGTGTTGGAAGAACTGCTGCTACTGAAAAGGCTGCTGAGGTACATAAGATGATGTACCCATTGGTAATTGCATACCTCCACTGGGTATCTGTAAAGTCTGCTGCTGATTATCTCTTTGAAATCCTGCTTCTAATCTTATTGCCTTGTTGACTGCATCGGCATAGCTAACAGGATTACTAGCCAGAACCAAGGAATATAAATGAGAACCCAATCCTTCCAGAAATTTCTCCATTTTTGCCCCATCATTACCAGCGATATGCGGCACGTAAATCAATAAAGATGATAATTGTCGAGCATATTCCACAACTGGTAAATTACCCTGAACCAATTTATGAAATGCAGATGATTTGGCAGCATAATAAGAAGGCGGAGAATACTCTTGTCTGAACTGAATACTGAaaacatcccaagtaataactGTGCCAGCATCACGCAAAGCCCTGGCAGTAGCCTCCCACCAACGTTCAGCATTGTCCCTCAGCTGAAGAACTACTAATTTTACTCTTCGGTTGGAATCATATTCCACCAAATCAAACAAATTATTCATGGCCCTTAACCAACTTTCAGCTTTTTCATAACCTTCGGAGCCATCAAAGATAGGAGGATTCAGATTCTGAAATCTCGATACCACCAATTCCATATCATTCACTCTACGGGTGATCTGTTCAACTTCTACATTAACATTCTGTACTGCTTCACCAGTAGGTCGACCACGTCTACCTCGAGCattcacatcaatatcatccatATTCTGAGCACCAGACTCTTGAACCACTTCTTTACCTTTCCTACCTCTCGGTGCCATTCTACAAAACCAAAGTTAATTCCCAAAATATTCATTAACTTCAAAATAATTCAAAGCACCGAAAAGGAAATGCCAAAATACTCAAGAATCCATTACCTACTAATGCCAAAACATGTTCATTTCTAAAATACTAACATGCAATTCAAACCAGGCAAAAGCAAGTAATTCCAAATAATCAATCACATGCGCACAATTTATTTGTGCCTAGACTCGAGTGTACTAACTCTATATGAGCGTATCCCAGtctacgctctgataccaaactgTGAGGGCCTTGTTcttgattaatattttattaacacACAATTAGGATTAATTAGTATAAACAGCGAAAACgagttaaaatttttctttttggcccaatagaaatttcggcatgacctccccgtaaataggacataccggaaaaatataaaataaccaAAACGACTAAATCAAAACCCTCAACAAACATCCAATACGAAAACAATGCCAACCCGGCACAATCACAAAAACGATCCTCCACAAACACATTATACAACTACTCGGGGCATACCCCGGTAA from Primulina eburnea isolate SZY01 chromosome 17, ASM2296580v1, whole genome shotgun sequence carries:
- the LOC140817683 gene encoding uncharacterized protein, translated to MAPRGRKGKEVVQESGAQNMDDIDVNARGRRGRPTGEAVQNVNVEVEQITRRVNDMELVVSRFQNLNPPIFDGSEGYEKAESWLRAMNNLFDLVEYDSNRRVKLVVLQLRDNAERWWEATARALRDAGTVITWDVFSIQFRQEYSPPSYYAAKSSAFHKLVQGNLPVVEYARQLSSLLIYVPHIAGNDGAKMEKFLEGLGSHLYSLVLASNPVSYADAVNKAIRLEAGFQRDNQQQTLQIPSGGMQLPMGTSSYVPQQPFQ